The following proteins are co-located in the Salvelinus fontinalis isolate EN_2023a chromosome 29, ASM2944872v1, whole genome shotgun sequence genome:
- the LOC129827313 gene encoding transforming growth factor beta activator LRRC32-like produces the protein MIRPTETTFSLVLLLVLLLYCSLSHSLIQFNTVTGRIHDDQQETTSWRFRNLSSVPEGLDVRLRELDLSNNVIRHINSQSLGLPSLLSLDLSYNQLEIISEGAFRDVAQLQELNLARNALSHNVDSNSRALGSLRRLRRLDISMNGLDDDAAELYLRDKSILERLDLTGNGLTRLTPKLFAESLSVTSVRIENNLITAIEEGTFEPLKELKILNLARNNLVYICDFKLHQVKLLNLSRNSIEFFVTREDGHPYELEILDLSFNNLLYFPMVPKTNRLRYLHLQSNMMGTLETDTLISEADSLYRELTSEDEVNDAAANSNIYSNWRLMPLVYMDLSSNHFRSLPVETLSHLTSLVTLNLSKNCLQDISYSTTKGGSGHVGGYHRPSLTFPSLRYLDLQNNGLRQLSTFFLEALPNIETLNLKENSVRPCDPKDQLGPSETTRVSLNSMSTCVSFWNIKTLRSLDLQDNGIKTLHQNTFERTPLVSLNLASNVDIILAIGALEGLQSSLQSLSISGNNMTTSALSLPCLKALRRLNMSNNNVDVVPSIISCSPLTQLDLRNNGLTSMNESLVDRLSLYLDVLYVSGNSFNCCDTKWLKALNREKVKIPDLDRAVCLRVNGTLLTGLLPNHSLHCSLELSPKITEPNLGQIIIIILFVSIVLITLVVFVKKVCCNTGSFIV, from the exons atGATCAGACCTACAGAGACAACATTCAGCTTAGTGCTACTGCTAGTCCTACTGCTGTACTGCTCCCTGTCTCACAGTCTCATACAGTTCAACACTGTGACTGGAAGGATACATGATGACCAACAG GAGACGACTTCCTGGCGGTTCAGGAACCTATCATCTGTTCCTGAGGGGCTGGACGTGAGGCTGAGGGAGCTGGATCTGTCCAACAATGTTATAAGACATATAAACAGCCAGAGTCTGGGTCTTCCATCCCTACTGAGTCTGGACCTCAGCTACAACCAGCTAGAGATCATATCTGAAGGGGCTTTCAGAGATGTGGCCCAGCTTCAAGAGCTGAACTTGGCCAGGAATGCATTGAGCCACAATGTGGACAGTAACAGCCGAGCTCTTGGGTCTCTCCGCAGACTGAGGAGGTTGGATATCTCTATGAACGGTCTGGATGATGACGCGGCGGAACTTTACCTTCGTGACAAATCAATTCTTGAACGCCTAGATCTCACGGGCAACGGTTTGACGCGACTCACGCCCAAGCTGTTTGCAGAGAGCCTGAGCGTGACGAGCGTTCGCATCGAGAACAATCTGATCACGGCAATAGAGGAGGGAACGTTTGAACCGTTGAAGGAACTCAAGATCTTAAATTTAGCCAGAAATAATCTAGTCTACATCTGTGATTTTAAACTCCATCAGGTGAAACTCTTGAATCTTAGCAGGAATTCCATAGAGTTCTTTGTCACCCGTGAGGACGGTCATCCATACGAGCTGGAGATCTTAGATCTGAGCTTCAACAACCTCCTCTATTTCCCCATGGTCCCCAAAACCAACCGGTTGAGATACCTCCACCTACAGAGCAACATGATGGGGACCTTAGAGACAGACACCCTGATATCAGAGGCAGACTCTCTGTACAGAGAACTAACAAGTGAAGATGAGGTAAATGATGCTGCAGCCAACAGCAACATATACTCTAACTGGAGACTGATGCCGTTAGTTTACATGGACCTCAGTAGTAACCACTTCAGGTCTTTACCTGTGGAGACTCTGAGCCATCTGACGTCTTTGGTGACGCTGAACCTCAGCAAGAACTGTCTACAGGACATCAGCTATAGCACAACGAAGGGCGGCAGCGGCCATGTTGGAGGCTACCACCGACCTTCGTTGACCTTTCCGTCCCTACGCTACTTGGACCTGCAGAACAACGGTCTTCGACAACTCTCCACCTTCTTCCTGGAAGCCCTACCAAACATAGAGACGTTAAACCTGAAGGAGAACTCTGTGAGGCCGTGTGATCCGAAGGACCAACTGGGACCATCTGAGACAACGAGAGTTAGTCTTAATAGCATGTCCACCTGTGTTTCCTTCTGGAATATCAAAACTCTGAGAAGTCTAGATCTCCAAGACAACGGCATCAAAACACTCCATCAGAACACATTTGAAAGAACCCCTTTGGTTTCTCTCAACCTGGCCAGCAATGTAGATATAATCTTGGCTATTGGCGCTCTCGAAGGGTTGCAGAGTAGTCTCCAGTCTCTGAGCATCAGTGGGAACAACATGACAACCTCTGCCTTGTCTCTGCCTTGTCTGAAAGCGTTGAGACGACTCAACATGTCCAACAACAACGTGGACGTTGTCCCGAGCATCATCAGCTGTTCTCCTTTGACCCAACTTGACCTGAGAAATAACGGCCTAACGTCTATGAATGAATCTTTGGTTGATCGTTTGTCTCTATATCTTGATGTGTTGTATGTCAGTGGCAACTCGTTCAACTGCTGTGACACCAAATGGCTCAAAgccctaaacagagagaaagTGAAGATACCGGACCTTGACCGTGCTGTGTGCCTCAGGGTCAATGGTACTCTGTTGACTGGCCTTCTGCCTAACCATTCACTGCACTGTTCATTGGAACTTAGCCCAAAGATAACAGAACCAAACCTTGGGCAAATAATAATCATCATTCTGTTTGTGTCGATAGTATTGATAACATTAGTTGTATTTGTGAAGAAGGTTTGTTGCAACACGGGGTCATTCATTGTGTAA